From Roseburia hominis, the proteins below share one genomic window:
- a CDS encoding helix-turn-helix domain-containing protein codes for MGKNYEHVTYHDRLRIEVLYRAGHSIREIAVLTEFSYPTIWREINVRGVYIHRNSDWTEENALVNT; via the coding sequence ATGGGAAAGAATTATGAACATGTTACATATCATGATCGTTTACGGATAGAAGTACTATATCGCGCAGGACACAGCATCAGAGAGATTGCAGTTTTAACAGAGTTTAGTTATCCTACCATCTGGCGAGAAATCAATGTAAGAGGGGTGTATATTCATCGGAATAGTGACTGGACAGAGGAAAACGCACTTGTCAATACTTAG
- a CDS encoding transposase, whose product MSPRKNSQIITGCIPALDFIKSLIARITEKYFKMVRYYGIYTKHHKQKSKLHKSIFSEKGIYICKFYNWQNMALPDFRNNSLKYPTC is encoded by the coding sequence TTGTCCCCCCGCAAAAACTCTCAAATTATCACTGGATGTATTCCTGCACTTGATTTCATAAAAAGTCTAATTGCACGCATCACAGAAAAATATTTTAAGATGGTTCGTTATTATGGAATATATACAAAACATCATAAACAAAAATCAAAGCTTCACAAATCTATCTTTTCTGAAAAAGGAATATACATTTGTAAGTTTTACAACTGGCAGAACATGGCTCTTCCAGATTTTAGAAATAACTCTCTTAAATATCCTACATGTTGA
- a CDS encoding septation protein SpoVG family protein has product MEIYAEMQLSDQGDVWAHGIVTVENSLRFPVQLRKYKHPETGVESSFLGLPRRFRDGQWSNVITLEEEIKKEIETAVVEAAKKKLLAEVTVPEVIVLDIHAVHPKILPGMKAYICGIASIKCCGIHIHGITIKRSTNGLFINMPQYKDHRGYHDVIYGITKEMHEKIQREVLWNYQEHFCMEKTAKEEAEC; this is encoded by the coding sequence ATGGAAATTTATGCAGAAATGCAGTTATCGGATCAGGGGGATGTATGGGCACATGGGATTGTGACAGTAGAAAATAGTTTACGTTTCCCAGTACAGCTACGAAAATACAAACATCCGGAAACTGGCGTGGAATCATCTTTTTTAGGACTTCCACGCCGATTCCGGGATGGACAATGGAGTAATGTAATTACCTTAGAGGAAGAGATAAAAAAAGAAATAGAAACTGCTGTGGTGGAAGCCGCAAAAAAGAAACTTCTTGCCGAAGTGACTGTACCGGAAGTAATCGTACTGGATATCCATGCAGTACATCCTAAGATTCTTCCGGGAATGAAAGCATATATTTGTGGGATTGCATCTATCAAATGCTGTGGAATCCATATTCATGGAATTACAATTAAGCGCAGCACAAACGGTTTGTTTATAAATATGCCGCAATATAAAGATCACAGGGGATATCACGATGTGATTTATGGGATTACGAAAGAGATGCACGAAAAAATTCAAAGAGAAGTTTTATGGAACTATCAAGAACATTTTTGCATGGAGAAAACTGCAAAGGAGGAAGCGGAATGTTAA
- a CDS encoding ABC transporter ATP-binding protein, with the protein MKQNSKQTVIRCIGLGAKLMPRHFTGMVFVHLFLAILPVIGIQISRRIYQFAEHTVFGTQPVAELLLPVVLYGVYLFLLKGYTIYYERVAVQFGGLLEFEKKTKLLLHEKCGKIAMSYYETPSFYNRLWEAKVASINVYRVVECVITLSGAALSIMFLSGYVATIHPVFFLLIVLTAVPALLENVSEGILKNRRRTLLASLAKEEKERRLCVLDIRYAKERLVYESSEFLINKWKDSSNALREKEYEVEKQVLKIRTLLTLVRALATAGVYVLAGWLFFHGSIDYAEFMVAISTTLQLQNQYAQLFADLGYFSQFRMMVKPFFLFMDSEDEIRCSELTGKIAFDHAGFTYPTGKEAVLHNLDFTIHAGEKVAVVGVNGAGKTTLSKLLTGLLSVTEGRVEGKISDAFSVMFQEHQRYELTLLENIAPQELELEDRKLAEELLREMDLDQIPQNEILGREFGTTDLSGGQWQKLAMARTFYHGGNFFVLDEPTSAIDPLYEKELNDFIFRQAGKENTLVVISHRLSIAKAADRVFVLDHGTIVEQGTHEELLEVPDSLYQKLWKAQLSWYEYKDNSAMQ; encoded by the coding sequence ATGAAACAAAATAGTAAGCAGACCGTAATAAGATGCATCGGTCTGGGAGCAAAACTGATGCCTCGGCATTTTACCGGGATGGTGTTTGTACATCTGTTTCTGGCAATCCTTCCGGTTATCGGCATCCAGATCAGCCGTCGCATCTACCAGTTTGCTGAGCACACAGTATTTGGGACTCAGCCGGTTGCAGAACTTCTTTTGCCAGTTGTATTGTACGGTGTCTATCTGTTTCTCCTGAAGGGATATACGATTTATTATGAGCGGGTAGCAGTTCAGTTTGGGGGACTTTTGGAATTTGAGAAGAAGACGAAGCTTTTGCTTCACGAAAAATGCGGGAAAATAGCGATGAGTTACTATGAGACACCGTCATTTTATAATAGATTGTGGGAGGCAAAAGTCGCCAGTATTAATGTTTATCGGGTTGTGGAATGTGTGATCACGCTGTCTGGCGCAGCGCTGTCTATCATGTTTTTGTCTGGCTATGTGGCAACAATCCATCCGGTATTTTTTCTTCTTATTGTGTTGACGGCAGTGCCGGCACTTCTGGAAAATGTCAGTGAGGGCATTTTGAAAAATCGTAGGCGTACACTACTTGCATCTCTTGCAAAAGAAGAGAAAGAGCGCAGGCTTTGTGTACTTGATATCCGTTATGCAAAGGAACGGCTTGTGTATGAGAGCAGTGAGTTTTTGATTAATAAATGGAAGGATTCCTCAAATGCATTGCGAGAAAAAGAATATGAAGTGGAGAAACAGGTACTGAAGATCCGCACACTTTTGACGCTTGTGCGCGCTTTGGCAACAGCAGGAGTCTATGTGCTGGCGGGGTGGCTTTTCTTCCATGGTTCGATTGACTATGCTGAATTTATGGTCGCGATATCCACGACACTGCAGTTGCAGAACCAGTATGCACAGTTGTTTGCAGATCTTGGATATTTCTCGCAGTTCCGTATGATGGTAAAGCCATTTTTCTTATTTATGGACAGCGAAGATGAAATACGCTGTTCGGAACTGACCGGAAAGATTGCATTTGACCATGCAGGATTTACTTACCCGACAGGGAAAGAAGCAGTGCTTCACAATCTGGACTTTACAATACATGCCGGGGAGAAGGTCGCAGTGGTTGGGGTAAATGGTGCTGGAAAAACGACGCTTTCCAAGCTGCTGACAGGCTTGCTGTCTGTCACAGAGGGAAGAGTAGAAGGGAAAATTTCCGATGCATTTTCTGTCATGTTCCAGGAACATCAGCGCTATGAACTAACGCTTCTGGAAAATATAGCGCCACAGGAATTAGAGTTGGAGGATAGGAAACTTGCAGAGGAACTTCTCAGGGAAATGGATCTTGATCAGATTCCACAAAATGAGATCCTCGGTCGGGAATTTGGAACGACAGACCTGTCCGGCGGTCAGTGGCAAAAGCTTGCGATGGCTAGGACATTTTATCACGGAGGAAACTTCTTTGTGTTGGATGAGCCGACCTCTGCCATCGACCCGCTATATGAGAAGGAATTGAATGATTTTATATTCCGTCAGGCAGGTAAAGAGAATACGCTTGTTGTTATTTCACACCGACTCAGCATCGCAAAAGCTGCCGACCGTGTGTTCGTACTTGATCATGGAACGATTGTTGAGCAGGGTACCCATGAAGAATTGTTGGAAGTTCCTGATTCCCTCTATCAGAAATTGTGGAAAGCACAGCTTAGCTGGTATGAGTATAAGGATAATAGTGCCATGCAATAG
- a CDS encoding ABC transporter ATP-binding protein, which yields MNRNFFKQSHLSLIIMNVCIYIVILAEVFCRFFLIDHIVYAASAKMIMKDFIWIVSLFFIENLLHIFEIAVRLRVTRSCQAKMPEAVMHVCEKLPLCVLEQQDTQEKIRRSEEYFKKSLEYTDALVCWMKLGLSVAVLLWFMRNTSFLVIFVLTALICAAFYVNVRATKNTFGFWQRYMKAARRFNYISDLQIKREYAYERRIYGTSEAMDARFSEEFDRAARVNKKSGLARFRGQVLLESILIGITVFTLFYFALPQTIAAMTLGTYTAITEMIARVLDELSRCAESVFPIREFRGLQKELAAFLAYVPREKQKEKEECSSLSLSHLHFRYDGNKEDTLKDVSFTFERGKHYGLVGVNGAGKTTLAKLLLDLYEPTGGIFCGSTWKKTALFQDFQIYPVTVREYLLMGNDLSLADEKLLEVLDMLECGGLKQGLDTPLTLLTEEGTLLSKGQLQRLAVARAFLSDADFIILDEPTASLDPISERDVYVKSQKVLREKTTLFITHRLGAISQMDEILVLDQGHLAEHGSHEELMRADGIYRKLYQTQKEMYVNETK from the coding sequence ATGAATAGAAATTTTTTTAAACAGTCGCATTTAAGCTTAATTATTATGAATGTATGCATTTACATCGTGATTCTGGCAGAAGTGTTTTGCAGGTTCTTTTTAATTGATCACATTGTGTATGCCGCTTCTGCCAAAATGATCATGAAAGATTTTATATGGATTGTGTCCTTATTTTTTATCGAGAATCTGTTACATATATTTGAGATAGCAGTACGGCTTCGCGTGACGAGAAGTTGTCAGGCGAAAATGCCGGAGGCAGTTATGCATGTCTGTGAGAAACTTCCGCTTTGTGTTTTGGAACAGCAGGATACACAGGAAAAGATCCGAAGATCAGAAGAATATTTTAAAAAATCGTTGGAATATACAGATGCACTGGTATGCTGGATGAAGCTTGGACTGTCTGTGGCAGTACTGTTATGGTTTATGAGAAATACGTCATTTCTGGTCATTTTCGTGTTAACGGCTCTGATTTGCGCCGCATTTTATGTTAATGTGCGTGCTACAAAAAATACATTTGGTTTCTGGCAGCGCTATATGAAGGCTGCGCGTCGGTTTAATTATATCTCTGATCTGCAGATCAAACGGGAATATGCTTATGAGCGCCGTATTTACGGTACGTCAGAGGCGATGGATGCACGATTTTCAGAAGAATTTGACCGGGCGGCTAGAGTGAATAAAAAGAGTGGACTTGCTAGATTCCGTGGTCAGGTTTTGCTTGAAAGTATTTTAATTGGGATTACTGTCTTTACCTTGTTTTATTTTGCTTTGCCGCAGACAATAGCGGCAATGACTCTTGGCACTTATACGGCAATCACGGAGATGATCGCACGGGTGCTTGATGAGCTTTCCAGGTGTGCCGAGAGTGTGTTTCCAATCCGGGAATTTCGCGGGCTCCAGAAGGAATTAGCAGCATTTTTAGCATATGTGCCGCGAGAGAAACAGAAGGAAAAAGAGGAATGTAGTTCGTTATCTCTTTCCCATCTTCATTTTCGCTACGATGGAAATAAGGAGGATACGCTAAAAGATGTTTCTTTTACTTTTGAGCGAGGAAAACATTATGGACTTGTTGGAGTGAATGGAGCTGGGAAGACAACGCTTGCAAAATTGCTTTTGGATCTCTATGAGCCGACTGGTGGAATATTCTGTGGCAGCACATGGAAGAAGACAGCGTTGTTTCAGGACTTTCAAATTTATCCAGTAACAGTAAGAGAATACCTTCTGATGGGAAATGATTTGTCACTGGCGGATGAAAAACTTTTGGAAGTGCTTGATATGTTGGAGTGCGGTGGCCTGAAGCAAGGCCTTGATACGCCGCTTACGCTTCTGACAGAAGAAGGAACGTTGCTCTCAAAAGGACAGTTACAGCGGCTTGCAGTTGCAAGAGCATTTCTGTCAGATGCGGACTTTATCATTTTAGATGAACCGACTGCAAGCCTCGATCCGATTTCTGAGCGAGATGTCTATGTGAAGAGTCAGAAAGTTCTTCGCGAGAAGACAACGCTGTTTATCACACACCGGCTCGGTGCAATCAGTCAGATGGATGAGATCCTTGTGTTGGATCAGGGACATCTTGCAGAACACGGAAGTCACGAAGAATTGATGCGTGCGGATGGTATTTACCGGAAGCTTTATCAGACACAGAAGGAGATGTATGTGAATGAAACAAAATAG
- a CDS encoding radical SAM protein, translated as MESYMKFSSYNILCNIDGKFYIYNSISKAVLQIQEDCTVDFEDNQLTNVECLFSEEEKLYLQDNGFIIEENMDEFKALEYIYKKNYFDTSELTLILTPTFECNFACPYCFEAPQREIKTSSAYFKALKLYAKKNFKHYRHVELSLFGGEPLLLYKQFKDMLEYTKELSQQYCFDYSTSIVTNGSLITDEIIDTLMEHNCKTFQITLDGGKESHDKTRKFKNNKPSFDCLIKIINEKMERYLIAPGSEFYLRINLNNNSVEEIKDALLQIRKELRKHIIVSIRVIYTTESYSEKNFNNVNNLKEFYDMAASIGYKLSNNRYYNRSCEACCDEKVFYLTPDLSLWKCINTMSLPNGKIGSIDEEGNLSIDPNSLLNWYSSADCFADKQCIKCRHLPDCFGGCILYKNVYDKRNCTPFDMTSLSYFYE; from the coding sequence ATGGAGAGTTATATGAAATTTAGTAGTTACAATATATTATGCAATATTGATGGAAAGTTCTATATCTACAATTCAATATCAAAGGCAGTATTACAAATACAAGAAGATTGTACTGTTGATTTTGAAGATAATCAACTAACTAATGTTGAATGTTTGTTTTCTGAAGAAGAAAAATTATATCTTCAAGATAATGGATTTATAATTGAAGAAAATATGGATGAGTTCAAAGCGCTTGAATACATTTATAAAAAGAATTATTTTGACACATCAGAGTTGACACTCATCTTGACGCCTACTTTTGAATGCAATTTTGCATGTCCTTACTGTTTTGAGGCGCCTCAACGTGAAATAAAAACATCATCTGCCTATTTTAAGGCATTAAAACTGTATGCCAAAAAAAATTTTAAACATTATCGCCATGTCGAACTAAGTTTATTTGGAGGCGAACCGCTTCTTTTATACAAACAATTTAAAGATATGTTAGAATATACAAAGGAGCTATCGCAACAATATTGCTTTGATTACTCTACTTCTATTGTAACTAATGGCTCATTAATTACAGATGAAATAATTGACACGTTAATGGAACATAATTGTAAAACGTTTCAAATTACGCTAGATGGTGGAAAAGAAAGTCATGATAAAACACGAAAATTTAAAAATAATAAACCATCATTTGATTGTCTTATTAAAATAATTAATGAAAAAATGGAAAGGTATTTAATTGCCCCAGGATCAGAGTTCTATCTTCGAATAAATTTAAACAATAACTCTGTTGAAGAGATTAAAGATGCGTTACTGCAGATACGAAAGGAATTACGAAAACATATTATTGTATCTATTAGAGTTATTTATACAACAGAGTCTTATTCAGAAAAAAATTTTAATAATGTCAACAATTTAAAAGAATTTTATGACATGGCTGCATCTATTGGATATAAACTTTCCAATAACCGATACTACAATCGATCTTGTGAGGCATGTTGTGATGAAAAAGTTTTTTATCTAACTCCTGATTTAAGTTTATGGAAATGCATCAATACAATGTCACTTCCTAATGGAAAAATTGGTAGTATAGATGAAGAGGGGAATCTTTCAATAGATCCTAATAGTTTACTTAACTGGTACTCTTCAGCAGATTGCTTTGCAGATAAACAATGTATAAAATGCAGACATCTTCCAGATTGTTTTGGAGGCTGCATCTTATATAAAAATGTTTATGATAAAAGAAATTGTACTCCATTTGATATGACGTCTCTTTCATATTTTTATGAATAA
- a CDS encoding DUF5688 family protein gives MLNQEEFFELVKREIKSHLPYEYFDAKVTISEIPAPYGEIKHSISVSQGEKTQEMMLAALIDLNPFYRSYQEFPEELFMIMETIAEQIQYVNEEARKMPLEENQWKSYEWVKEHLYTRLCDRSRKEYLEAYVHECAADYALTYMVEISGDEDFSKGFSVTPAMLKIWDVTPEQLRMDAAQNQNPKNRPVLFKLDEYIEHSLGVTDQPPRNYLEFNAAIVPFEKEANHQGIALYGLTNESKMFGAAMIMRQEVLEQVADYLGTDFYVLPSSVHETLLLPADGSITARELQNNVIEINETLSPEDRLSDQVAYYDREKKQIENAVTREERLYLARQKAPEGEKLLEFRQKKEKGPSL, from the coding sequence ATGTTAAATCAGGAAGAATTTTTTGAACTTGTGAAACGAGAAATTAAATCTCATTTGCCATATGAATATTTTGATGCAAAGGTAACAATCAGTGAAATTCCGGCACCTTACGGAGAAATAAAACATTCCATTAGCGTGAGCCAGGGAGAAAAAACACAGGAAATGATGTTGGCGGCACTGATTGATTTGAATCCATTTTATCGATCTTATCAGGAATTTCCGGAAGAATTATTTATGATTATGGAAACAATTGCGGAGCAGATTCAATATGTGAATGAAGAGGCGAGAAAAATGCCTTTGGAAGAAAATCAATGGAAGAGCTATGAGTGGGTAAAAGAACATCTATATACTCGTTTATGCGATAGAAGTCGAAAAGAGTATTTGGAAGCATATGTGCATGAATGTGCGGCAGATTATGCATTGACTTATATGGTGGAAATTTCAGGGGATGAAGATTTCAGCAAAGGATTTTCTGTGACACCGGCCATGCTTAAAATCTGGGATGTGACACCAGAACAGTTAAGAATGGATGCGGCTCAAAATCAAAATCCAAAAAACAGGCCAGTATTATTTAAACTGGATGAATATATTGAACACAGTCTTGGTGTGACGGATCAACCCCCTAGAAATTATCTGGAATTTAATGCTGCAATTGTACCATTTGAAAAGGAGGCGAATCATCAGGGCATAGCGCTTTATGGGCTTACAAATGAATCAAAAATGTTTGGGGCAGCCATGATTATGCGTCAAGAAGTGCTAGAACAGGTGGCAGATTATTTAGGAACTGATTTTTATGTACTGCCTTCATCGGTTCATGAAACATTGTTGCTTCCGGCAGATGGAAGCATCACGGCCAGAGAATTACAAAATAACGTGATAGAGATTAACGAAACCCTCTCGCCAGAAGACCGTTTATCCGATCAGGTGGCATATTATGACCGGGAGAAGAAGCAGATAGAAAATGCAGTCACACGAGAGGAACGCTTGTATTTGGCACGACAAAAAGCACCAGAAGGAGAAAAACTGTTGGAATTCCGACAAAAAAAAGAGAAGGGACCGAGTTTATAG
- a CDS encoding VirD4-like conjugal transfer protein, CD1115 family: MIERRKTPWGMLVLLLIFILIMVYFCCGLYLLPGVALNNMQQKLLYIFMHPFQNWWTDRTISWMGVAFLGWIMFVAYYVDQYRNYQFGKENGTEQWGDVKKLSKMLRDPEEKNNTYLSKNIAVSDKLLSNRNMLIIGGSGSYKTTSVVTPNILLASGTNVILDIKGDLLRKHGNYLKAHGITVKSFNLINPEESDRYNPMAYLEKETDVIRLITNIQASVKPPDAMKGDPFWDDGVALYLQAIFFCEWLGAMEEKRKADFNHIMTYVNMESKHVEDGENETTELQLEMNRLARIHGDDYPPVRDYRKLKEGAPDTVRSIIIMVNAMLRLCETAALKRLFEEDDIDIPSLGLGVNGDPNKKTALFLVLPDNDESFNFLISMFYTQLFDVLIRIADHQCGGSLPIHVRLWADEFYAGPKPNRTEVLMGTIRSRNLSIVPVLQSFAQIKAIFPNEKWEIFLDNCATMIYLGAGPASFSTHEYISKLLGDMTIDTRNDSVTTGNHGNSSRNHARAGRGLMTPGEVKRMKRTDCIIFLEGQYPIYDKKAVPFRTSRWKESERLAGKNGYRHPVKVVYNKKTMTYKTIESKSNIQFLNRSELEFYREAAKTNPHIKIIEMDEDEILYLNWNQPPQLTEEEIMELAQKVRQETEKEASVPNFGTESEEITQSVEEQWNLSGSIYECILRYAKQLTEEQLNEILLGMEHGLSEKQVKKYFTLPVEKMRQYRRAYEFSKK, from the coding sequence ATGATCGAGCGAAGAAAAACCCCCTGGGGCATGTTAGTACTATTGCTAATTTTTATCCTGATTATGGTCTATTTTTGTTGTGGTCTGTATCTTCTTCCAGGAGTTGCACTAAATAATATGCAGCAAAAACTACTCTACATTTTTATGCATCCGTTTCAGAATTGGTGGACAGACCGTACGATCAGTTGGATGGGCGTTGCTTTTCTTGGATGGATTATGTTTGTTGCATATTATGTTGATCAATACCGGAATTATCAGTTTGGGAAGGAAAATGGTACAGAGCAATGGGGAGATGTGAAAAAATTAAGTAAAATGCTGCGCGATCCGGAAGAAAAAAATAATACTTATTTAAGCAAGAATATAGCCGTATCTGATAAACTGTTATCAAACCGAAATATGTTAATTATCGGTGGTTCTGGTTCCTATAAAACAACATCGGTCGTAACTCCTAATATTTTACTTGCATCTGGAACTAATGTGATTTTAGATATCAAGGGAGATTTGCTTAGGAAACATGGAAATTATTTGAAAGCGCATGGAATCACTGTAAAATCTTTTAATCTGATTAATCCGGAGGAATCAGACCGTTACAATCCCATGGCATATTTAGAAAAAGAAACGGATGTAATCCGACTGATTACAAATATACAGGCATCGGTAAAGCCTCCGGATGCAATGAAAGGAGATCCGTTTTGGGATGACGGTGTAGCGTTATATCTGCAGGCTATCTTCTTCTGTGAATGGTTAGGAGCTATGGAAGAAAAGCGCAAGGCGGATTTTAATCATATTATGACATATGTCAATATGGAATCAAAACATGTAGAAGATGGGGAGAATGAAACGACAGAATTACAATTGGAGATGAACCGTCTTGCAAGGATACATGGGGATGATTATCCACCGGTACGTGACTATCGTAAATTAAAAGAAGGTGCTCCAGATACGGTTAGATCTATTATTATCATGGTAAATGCAATGCTGCGTTTATGTGAAACAGCAGCATTGAAACGCTTATTTGAAGAAGATGATATTGATATTCCGAGTTTGGGACTGGGTGTTAATGGTGATCCGAACAAAAAAACAGCATTATTTTTAGTATTGCCAGATAATGATGAGTCATTTAATTTCTTGATTTCCATGTTTTATACACAGCTGTTTGATGTGTTGATCCGGATTGCCGACCATCAATGCGGAGGCAGTTTGCCAATACATGTAAGACTTTGGGCGGATGAATTTTATGCGGGACCAAAACCAAATCGGACAGAAGTTTTAATGGGAACAATACGAAGTCGTAATTTGTCGATTGTTCCAGTACTGCAGTCTTTTGCACAAATCAAAGCCATATTTCCAAATGAGAAGTGGGAGATTTTTTTGGATAACTGTGCGACAATGATCTATTTGGGAGCTGGTCCGGCATCCTTTTCCACTCATGAATACATTTCAAAGCTATTGGGGGATATGACTATAGATACGCGAAATGATAGTGTTACAACAGGAAATCATGGAAATTCCAGTCGGAATCATGCGCGGGCAGGACGAGGACTTATGACTCCCGGCGAAGTAAAAAGAATGAAACGGACAGATTGTATTATCTTTTTGGAAGGTCAATATCCAATTTATGATAAAAAGGCTGTGCCGTTTCGAACATCACGTTGGAAAGAGTCAGAACGTCTGGCTGGAAAGAATGGTTATCGGCATCCAGTAAAAGTTGTATATAACAAAAAAACGATGACATATAAAACAATTGAATCAAAATCAAATATCCAATTTTTAAATCGTTCGGAATTGGAATTTTATCGCGAAGCGGCAAAAACCAATCCGCACATAAAGATTATTGAAATGGATGAAGATGAAATATTGTACTTAAACTGGAATCAGCCACCACAACTGACAGAAGAGGAAATTATGGAATTGGCACAGAAAGTTCGTCAGGAAACAGAAAAGGAAGCGTCCGTACCGAATTTCGGTACAGAATCTGAAGAAATAACGCAGTCAGTGGAAGAGCAGTGGAATCTATCCGGAAGCATATATGAATGTATTTTGCGTTATGCAAAGCAGTTGACAGAAGAACAGTTGAATGAAATTTTGCTTGGAATGGAGCATGGATTGTCAGAAAAACAGGTCAAAAAATATTTTACTTTACCGGTTGAAAAAATGAGACAGTACCGCCGAGCATATGAGTTTTCAAAGAAGTGA
- a CDS encoding zincin-like metallopeptidase domain-containing protein: MTKKTQEYRKQLAELFVHALEEQELNWQKGWNGKAFLPQNAVTEKAYRGLNRFYLAMIAKDRGYQESRWATFHQIQEHGWKLEHAKGQGVQVEYWFPYDTEEKQGLSWSEFRNRSEEFGERYQLRAVYSYVFNGDLIQGLPELQIVQNDIMPDELIGVISRNMQVEMLHDGGNQAFYNQQQDQIHLPVPECFESDYAYNTTALHELAHATGAPHRLKRELAGYFGSESYAYEELVAEITASFFAVHLAVEPGQMQIENHKAYVQSWIRAIREKPERLVKAIQQAEKAATYLEYHAGLVDQKEYLRCETTTVEVEEMEGKSYMGIRKDIQEIQNMQHQIQENTVYMKKFMEDNHIPLLQKNFEKESVPKFGTEKGRQR; the protein is encoded by the coding sequence ATGACGAAGAAGACACAGGAATATAGAAAACAGCTCGCGGAATTATTTGTTCATGCGTTAGAGGAACAAGAGCTGAACTGGCAGAAAGGATGGAATGGGAAAGCATTTCTTCCCCAAAATGCAGTTACCGAGAAAGCTTATCGTGGGCTGAATCGTTTTTATCTGGCAATGATTGCAAAAGACCGAGGATATCAGGAATCACGTTGGGCAACGTTTCATCAGATTCAGGAGCATGGTTGGAAGCTTGAACATGCAAAAGGACAGGGAGTTCAAGTTGAATACTGGTTTCCTTATGACACAGAAGAAAAACAAGGACTTAGCTGGTCAGAATTCCGTAATCGTTCAGAAGAGTTTGGAGAGCGTTATCAATTGCGGGCAGTATATTCCTATGTGTTTAACGGTGATTTGATTCAAGGACTGCCAGAACTGCAGATAGTCCAGAATGATATTATGCCGGATGAGCTGATTGGTGTGATTTCCAGAAATATGCAAGTTGAAATGCTGCATGATGGTGGCAATCAGGCTTTTTATAACCAACAACAGGATCAGATTCATTTACCTGTGCCGGAATGTTTTGAATCCGACTATGCGTATAATACGACAGCTTTGCATGAATTGGCGCATGCAACTGGTGCACCACACCGATTGAAACGAGAACTGGCAGGGTATTTTGGATCAGAAAGTTATGCTTATGAAGAGCTGGTGGCAGAAATTACAGCAAGCTTTTTTGCGGTGCACTTAGCAGTGGAGCCAGGTCAAATGCAGATAGAGAATCATAAGGCATATGTACAAAGTTGGATACGAGCCATCAGAGAAAAGCCGGAAAGATTAGTTAAGGCAATTCAACAGGCGGAAAAGGCAGCAACCTATCTGGAATATCATGCGGGATTGGTTGATCAAAAAGAGTATTTGCGATGTGAAACAACAACAGTAGAGGTAGAAGAAATGGAGGGAAAGTCTTATATGGGAATCCGAAAAGATATTCAGGAAATACAGAATATGCAGCATCAAATTCAGGAAAATACAGTATATATGAAAAAATTTATGGAAGATAATCATATTCCGTTACTTCAGAAAAATTTTGAAAAGGAATCTGTACCGAAATTCGGTACAGAGAAAGGAAGGCAAAGATAA